A genomic region of Prionailurus bengalensis isolate Pbe53 chromosome D1, Fcat_Pben_1.1_paternal_pri, whole genome shotgun sequence contains the following coding sequences:
- the WNT11 gene encoding protein Wnt-11: MRARPRVCEALLFALALQTGVCYGIKWLALSKTPAALALNQTQHCKQLEGLVSAQVQLCRSNLELMHTIVHAAREVMKACRRAFADMRWNCSSIELAPNYLLDLERGTRESAFVYALSAAAISHAIARACTSGDLPGCSCGPVPGEPPGPGNRWGGCADNLSYGLLMGAKFSDAPMKVKKTGSQANKLMRLHNSEVGRQALRASLEMKCKCHGVSGSCSIRTCWKGLQELRDVASDLKTRYLSATKVVHRPMGTRKHLVPKDLDIRPVKDSELVYLQSSPDFCMKNEKVGSHGTQDRQCNKTSHGSDSCDLMCCGRGYNPYTDRVVERCHCKYHWCCYVTCRRCERTVERYVCK; this comes from the exons ATGAGGGCGCGGCCGCGAGTCTGCGAGGCGCTGCTCTTCGCCCTGGCGCTCCAGACCGGCGTGTGCTACGGCATCAAATGGCT GGCGCTGTCCAAGACCCCGGCGGCCCTCGCGCTGAACCAGACGCAGCACTGCAAGCAGCTGGAGGGGTTGGTATCTGCGCAGGTGCAGCTGTGCCGCAGTAACCTGGAGCTCATGCACACCATCGTGCACGCCGCCCGCGAGGTCATGAAGGCCTGCCGCAGGGCCTTCGCGGACATGCGCTGGAACTGCTCCTCCATCGAGCTTGCCCCCAACTACCTGCTTGACCTGGAGAGAG GGACCCGGGAGTCAGCCTTCGTGTATGCGCTGTCGGCGGCCGCCATCAGCCACGCCATCGCCCGGGCCTGCACCTCCGGCGACCTGCCCGGCTGCTCCTGCGGCCCTGTCCCAGGTGAGCCACCCGGGCCCGGGAACCGCTGGGGAGGATGTGCGGACAACCTCAGCTACGGGCTCCTCATGGGGGCCAAGTTTTCCGATGCTCCTATGAAGGTGAAAAAAACAGGATCCCAAGCCAATAAACTGATGCGTCTACACAACAGTGAAGTGGGGAGACAG GCTCTGCGTGCCTCTCTGGAAATGAAGTGTAAGTGCCACGGGGTATCTGGCTCCTGCTCCATCCGCACCTGCTGGAAGGGGCTGCAGGAGCTTCGGGATGTGGCCTCTGACCTCAAGACCCGCTACCTGTCGGCCACCAAGGTGGTGCACCGACCCATGGGCACCCGCAAGCACCTGGTGCCCAAGGACCTGGATATCAGGCCTGTGAAGGACTCGGAGCTTGTCTATCTGCAGAGCTCGCCCGACTTCTGCATGAAGAACGAGAAGGTGGGCTCCCATGGGACGCAAGACAG GCAGTGCAACAAGACGTCCCACGGCAGTGACAGCTGTGACCTCATGTGCTGCGGACGCGGCTACAACCCCTACACGGACCGCGTGGTCGAGCGGTGCCACTGCAAATACCATTGGTGCTGCTACGTCACCTGCCGTAGGTGTGAGCGCACAGTGGAGCGCTATGTCTGCAAGTGA